The DNA sequence TTGTAGGCATTGAAGTCACCCAACATAATCACGTCTTCGTCTTGTACGCCTGTTGGTGTGGTTTCTAACCAAGTCAAAATCGCTTCAGATGCTTGTACACGACGTAAGTTGTAACAACCTTGGCCATCGCCTTTGTCTTCGTTTTCTACACCACCACTTGAAGAACAACCTTTAGAGCGGAAGTGAGTTACGACTACTGTAAATACGTCACCATTATTTGACTCAAAAGTTTGAGCTAATGGTGGGCGGTTGTGATATTCAAACGGGAAGTCCAAGATCGTTGCGGCTGTTCCTACTTCTTTAACCGCAAGCGTGTTGTAAATAAGTGCGACTTTAATGGCATCGCCACCCATTTCTTCTACGCCAACACCCGCAGCAAATGGTTGAACAAATGCGTAGTCTTTGTCTGAACCTGCGTACTGGTTAAGAACACTAACAAGCTCTTGAATAGCACTAAACTCGCCAAATCCGTCGTTTTCAATTTCTTGAAGGGCAATAATATCGGCGTTCATTGCCGTTAATGCACTAACAATTTTATCGAGTTGACGTTGGTATTCTGTTTCAGAATCAGCACCACGTGGAGTAGGGAAGCCCGCACCTTGGCCGTCGCCATTAAATAGGTTTAGGACGTTTGCATTCACTATGCGCAAGTTGCCAATTTGTTCAACTTGAGGCTCGTCGGTACGTGGGTTTGTTACTTCAATAACTGGCTCTGTGGTTGGTACGACACGGTACTCACCAAAGCTGTAATCAATAACACCAGTTAGTTGGGTAACTTGGTCACCGGTGCGCAGAGAGTTGTCCGCCGATAAACCGCCCGCTGGATAACGAGTTGGCTGAGGGTTTTGGCCATTAACACCGTCGTCGAGTAATACTTTATTTAACTCATTTTCTGCTGTTAATTGCGCAACTTCTTCTGAACCTGGCATAAACAAGTTAGTAGGAGCGAACAGGCGACCGTTTGAAAGTGTTACTTCACCGTAACGACCAAGGTTATAATTATCAGTGACCGTCAGTGGTGAACCTATGGTAACTAACATGCCTTCGATGGACTCTTTAGCTTCGTTACTGCTAAATGGCAGAACTAATTCAGTGGTTTGAACGCTATCAACGCCACAGTCTAATGGAGCTTGAGTTAAGGTAATTTGAGTTTTGCCATATCGCTCAGATACACCGCCTAGAACTCGAATTACTTGTCCTTCGGTTGGCATTATTTCATTAGGGTTGTAAACAAATACACCTTCAGAGGTCATTGGGTTTTGGTCTTGGTCGCTGATTTGCTCTTGAATAAAGAAACCATCCAATGATGGGAATACACCAGTGACAACGGCTTCAACGACAACAGTTTCGCCATCTAATGGAGACACTTCACCTTCACCTTGAATAGCGCTAATCAGCTGAGCTTGATCTAAACACTGACCAATACTAACAACAGGTGGTGTTTCTTCACCGCCATTGACTTCATGAGTGCCAAGGTTTGTAGCATCATTATTTGATGTTCCAAACCATTCAACCGATGGATCGAAAGGTTGAGATAGCTCTGTGTAACCTGCTGAAATAGTTGGCTTTCTGATCAGGGTTCGGTCTTTAGTATTGTTTGGTGCAACACCCCATTGGCTGCCAGGGTCAACCCCAACTTGGCCAAATACGTCAATGACTTCTGTGCCTTTATAAAGAACGTAGGCGTCATCACCATTGTGAGCAATTGCGTTAGTTAGTTGATCTGCTTGGGCTTTGATTTCGTCGTTAGCACCGCCATTGGCGATAACAAATACGTCACCACCTTCAACAATGCCCTCAAGTGCAATCGCATAACCGCTACTCGAACCATTGCTAAATCGCTCTAAGCGGTAGCCTTGTGCTGCTAAGTCAACCGCTTGCGTTGAAGGATTATATAGCTCTAACGCTTTGTTATAGCTGCTGCCTTCAATATATTCAGAAATGAATAGGTTTGTTTGAATAACAGTGTGCAAACCCAAATCTGATGCATCATCATTGGCTGAACCTATCCATTCTAGGGCTGGGTCAAATGCATCTGTGCTA is a window from the Psychrosphaera ytuae genome containing:
- a CDS encoding ExeM/NucH family extracellular endonuclease encodes the protein MKTTYTGIVLALFTGATHAETVSNACYNCPTLSTIENADTYNSNEYYAEVLAAIANGQTQLEIKSALNAVISRNHKKLTYSEVWTALTETDEDPANPDNVLLIYKGISIPKFNNGSGEQSSNPDNWNREHVWAKSHGFSSSSALAYSDIHHLRPSDISINSSRSNYDFDNSDNPLSEAPANRVDSDSFEPRDAVKGDVARMMFYMDTRYEGFDATTPDLTLVNRITSSGEPNFGMLCRLIEWHKNDPVDSIEQARNNRIFEFQGNRNPFVDHPEWVETIFPEADCATSGGNTGGDTGGDTGGNTGGDTGGDTGGNTGGDTGGDSGSSLPATLIISEYIEGSSYNKAIELYNLSASDIDFAAQSVALLRYSNGGTTATRINLEGIVPAGSTFVIANNRANDEILGLANLTSGSLSHNGDDAYELVVGDTVVDSFGRVGEDPGSQWGTDTFKTKDNTLRRNGSVVTGDTNSTDAFDPALEWIGSANDDASDLGLHTVIQTNLFISEYIEGSSYNKALELYNPSTQAVDLAAQGYRLERFSNGSSSGYAIALEGIVEGGDVFVIANGGANDEIKAQADQLTNAIAHNGDDAYVLYKGTEVIDVFGQVGVDPGSQWGVAPNNTKDRTLIRKPTISAGYTELSQPFDPSVEWFGTSNNDATNLGTHEVNGGEETPPVVSIGQCLDQAQLISAIQGEGEVSPLDGETVVVEAVVTGVFPSLDGFFIQEQISDQDQNPMTSEGVFVYNPNEIMPTEGQVIRVLGGVSERYGKTQITLTQAPLDCGVDSVQTTELVLPFSSNEAKESIEGMLVTIGSPLTVTDNYNLGRYGEVTLSNGRLFAPTNLFMPGSEEVAQLTAENELNKVLLDDGVNGQNPQPTRYPAGGLSADNSLRTGDQVTQLTGVIDYSFGEYRVVPTTEPVIEVTNPRTDEPQVEQIGNLRIVNANVLNLFNGDGQGAGFPTPRGADSETEYQRQLDKIVSALTAMNADIIALQEIENDGFGEFSAIQELVSVLNQYAGSDKDYAFVQPFAAGVGVEEMGGDAIKVALIYNTLAVKEVGTAATILDFPFEYHNRPPLAQTFESNNGDVFTVVVTHFRSKGCSSSGGVENEDKGDGQGCYNLRRVQASEAILTWLETTPTGVQDEDVIMLGDFNAYNKEDPITSLVVAGYTDLLPSFQGDESYTYSIFGQVGALDHALTSQSMTDKVVNATSWAINADEPRVLDYNEEYKSDEQKVTLYSDGPFRASDHDPIVIDIETETALVTTTKTYRHLSFFNHWRVFAVKVPEGATELNVNLAGGFGNADLFVRKGRYPNRAKFDCASRQRGNNEQCTIANPEPGYWFVRVKGRPFYWGPSLTIATTHPKQ